A genomic window from Clostridium cylindrosporum DSM 605 includes:
- a CDS encoding membrane protein has protein sequence MDIELGTLHWIYLIFILLIIVVMVMKRDTSLVCIVGIFLLGLFATDSVYQGVMGIFNSFIYATKELMGVILIISVITAMSKILLETGINEVMISPFTKMIKTPSQAYWIIGILMMVISWFFWPSPAVALLGVVLLPVAINVKLPAIGVAVAMNLFGHGIALSSDFIIQGAPKITADAASIPVSDVVSATVPLIIVMGLVTTVSAFWMLRRDMKKGILTVDDTILKDLIKDEDSKKKTLSLKTRKWLALLMLVLFLGDIAIMYFAKLQGGDATALIGGTAVFMLVLISIISQKDKGMEKITDCLIEGLQFAFKIFGPIIPIAAFFYLGDSAITTIFGEVLPKASHGIVNDLGVALAHIVPLSKPAAAVTLTTVGTITGLDGSGFSGINLAGSIASLFGSAIKSGVATLTALGQIAGIWVGGGTIVPWAVIPAAAICGVDPFELARRNFKPVIIGLVVTTIVAMFIM, from the coding sequence ATGGATATTGAACTTGGAACATTACACTGGATCTATTTAATTTTCATTTTACTGATTATTGTAGTTATGGTTATGAAACGTGATACAAGCTTGGTTTGTATAGTAGGTATATTTCTTCTTGGGCTATTTGCTACAGACTCCGTATATCAAGGGGTAATGGGCATTTTTAACAGCTTTATCTATGCAACCAAGGAACTTATGGGTGTTATTTTGATTATATCTGTAATAACGGCTATGAGTAAAATTTTACTAGAAACAGGAATTAATGAAGTTATGATAAGTCCCTTCACAAAGATGATTAAAACACCTTCACAGGCCTATTGGATTATAGGTATCTTGATGATGGTAATATCATGGTTTTTCTGGCCATCACCAGCTGTTGCACTTTTAGGAGTAGTTTTACTTCCTGTAGCAATCAATGTAAAGTTACCTGCAATAGGTGTAGCAGTTGCGATGAACCTTTTTGGTCATGGTATTGCACTATCTAGTGACTTTATAATCCAAGGTGCACCTAAGATAACAGCAGACGCTGCGAGTATACCTGTTAGTGATGTAGTGTCCGCTACAGTACCATTAATTATTGTAATGGGATTAGTAACCACTGTTTCAGCATTTTGGATGCTTAGAAGAGATATGAAAAAGGGAATCCTAACTGTAGATGACACTATACTAAAGGATTTAATTAAGGATGAAGATTCAAAGAAAAAAACATTATCACTTAAGACGAGAAAATGGCTAGCATTACTAATGCTAGTACTCTTCCTAGGAGATATTGCTATAATGTATTTTGCAAAGCTTCAAGGAGGAGATGCTACAGCCCTTATAGGAGGGACTGCAGTTTTTATGTTAGTTTTAATCTCTATAATTTCACAAAAAGACAAGGGAATGGAGAAAATAACAGATTGCTTAATAGAAGGATTACAATTTGCTTTTAAGATATTTGGTCCTATAATTCCAATAGCAGCATTTTTCTATCTTGGAGACTCAGCGATAACTACTATATTTGGTGAAGTTCTTCCGAAAGCCTCCCATGGTATAGTTAATGACTTAGGAGTTGCACTAGCTCATATTGTTCCACTTAGTAAACCAGCAGCAGCAGTAACACTTACTACTGTAGGTACTATAACAGGTTTAGATGGCTCTGGTTTCTCAGGAATTAACCTAGCAGGTTCTATAGCAAGTCTATTTGGATCAGCAATAAAATCTGGAGTTGCAACACTTACAGCTCTTGGTCAAATAGCTGGAATTTGGGTTGGCGGAGGAACAATAGTACCTTGGGCTGTTATTCCAGCAGCTGCTATATGTGGTGTTGACCCATTTGAACTCGCAAGGCGAAATTTTAAGCCTGTTATAATTGGGTTAGTTGTAACAACAATAGTAGCAATGTTTATTATGTAA
- the yedF gene encoding sulfurtransferase-like selenium metabolism protein YedF produces the protein MKTIDCRGLECPKPVINTKKTLDQEKGQVIEVLVDNEVARENVSKFLSGQGVGFTVNEKDGYFSIVTEVVSEGLSNKVEEKIVDDKSLVNIGSDVILFSSDKLGKGDDKLGEALMKSFMFALSESKLPSAMLFVNGGVKLTTEGSDVIDTIKELESKGVEVLSCGTCLDFYELKDKLLVGGITNMYTIIEHLQKSGKVISL, from the coding sequence ATGAAAACAATAGATTGCAGAGGACTTGAATGTCCAAAACCTGTTATAAATACAAAAAAGACTTTAGATCAAGAAAAGGGTCAAGTAATTGAGGTATTAGTTGATAATGAAGTTGCTAGGGAAAATGTATCAAAATTTCTTTCAGGTCAAGGTGTAGGATTTACTGTGAATGAGAAGGATGGATATTTTTCTATAGTAACTGAGGTAGTAAGCGAAGGTTTAAGTAATAAGGTTGAGGAAAAAATAGTAGATGATAAATCTCTAGTTAATATAGGTAGTGATGTTATTCTTTTCTCAAGTGATAAATTAGGAAAAGGCGACGACAAGCTTGGAGAAGCTCTTATGAAAAGCTTTATGTTTGCTCTATCTGAAAGTAAACTTCCATCAGCTATGTTATTTGTAAACGGTGGAGTTAAGCTTACAACAGAGGGTTCAGATGTAATAGACACTATAAAGGAACTAGAGTCTAAGGGAGTTGAAGTGCTTTCCTGTGGAACATGTCTAGATTTCTATGAACTTAAGGATAAGCTTCTTGTTGGAGGAATCACTAATATGTATACGATTATTGAACACCTTCAAAAATCAGGAAAGGTTATTAGTTTATAA
- a CDS encoding DUF3343 domain-containing protein: protein MDKYIVITFESVNFAMQTESVLKGKELAHQIIPTPREITLSCGLSVKTAYENIDIIKELIEDKSIRTKKMYVFEGLGSNKTFKEM, encoded by the coding sequence ATGGATAAATACATAGTTATTACCTTTGAAAGCGTAAACTTTGCTATGCAAACTGAATCAGTTCTTAAGGGTAAAGAATTAGCTCATCAGATAATACCAACTCCAAGGGAGATAACACTTAGTTGTGGCCTTTCCGTTAAAACTGCATATGAAAACATAGATATAATTAAGGAACTTATAGAGGACAAATCTATAAGAACTAAAAAGATGTATGTTTTTGAAGGACTTGGAAGTAATAAAACATTTAAAGAGATGTAA
- a CDS encoding mechanosensitive ion channel family protein, protein MDIKLMMNKILLENEKIIQVLWDIVMIIIIFILAKIITSIIKKLIGNIFKHQEKIGIQLSEQKRKTLAELLKNVTMYVVYFIAIISALQTLGIKMQTILAVAGAASVAIGLGAQSLIKDVISGFFILFEDQFAVGDYVTIGLMSGVVEVVGLRITKIRDFSGDLHIIPNGSILTVTNKSRGDMRALVDIQVSNTEDLDNILAVMNRVAEEIKKDCEYITDGPTVIGVVNITETFVTLRIVAKTIPMKQWNAEVEIRHRVKVEFDKEGIKAPYQKMVFVDRKES, encoded by the coding sequence ATGGACATAAAACTAATGATGAATAAGATCCTCCTGGAAAACGAAAAAATAATACAAGTTCTATGGGATATTGTCATGATAATAATAATATTTATTTTGGCAAAGATTATAACTAGTATTATTAAAAAGTTAATAGGTAACATTTTTAAACACCAGGAGAAAATAGGAATACAGTTAAGTGAGCAAAAAAGAAAAACCCTAGCAGAGCTTTTAAAAAATGTAACAATGTATGTTGTTTACTTTATAGCGATTATTTCAGCGCTTCAAACCCTTGGTATAAAAATGCAAACAATTTTAGCTGTAGCAGGGGCAGCCAGTGTGGCTATAGGTCTTGGGGCACAAAGTCTTATAAAGGACGTAATATCAGGGTTCTTTATACTGTTTGAGGATCAGTTCGCTGTTGGAGATTATGTTACAATAGGCCTTATGTCAGGAGTAGTTGAGGTTGTAGGTCTTAGAATAACTAAGATTAGGGACTTTTCAGGAGATTTACATATAATTCCGAATGGTAGCATACTAACTGTTACTAACAAGTCTAGAGGAGATATGAGAGCCCTAGTAGATATTCAGGTTTCTAATACTGAGGATTTAGATAATATATTAGCTGTTATGAATAGGGTAGCTGAGGAAATTAAGAAGGACTGTGAATACATTACAGATGGACCTACTGTAATTGGAGTTGTTAACATAACGGAAACATTTGTAACCTTAAGAATAGTTGCAAAGACTATTCCTATGAAACAATGGAATGCAGAGGTAGAGATTAGACATAGAGTTAAGGTGGAATTTGATAAAGAGGGTATTAAGGCACCTTATCAAAAAATGGTTTTTGTTGATAGAAAGGAGTCATAG
- a CDS encoding DUF951 domain-containing protein: MVKEFNLHDIVETKKGHPCGSKTWEVIRLGADIKIKCTGCERIVMLPRAKFEKSVKKVVKSAETGE; encoded by the coding sequence TTGGTAAAGGAATTTAATCTACATGATATTGTAGAAACTAAAAAAGGTCATCCATGTGGAAGTAAGACATGGGAAGTAATAAGGCTTGGAGCTGACATTAAGATAAAGTGCACAGGTTGTGAACGAATAGTAATGCTGCCTAGAGCTAAGTTTGAAAAGTCAGTTAAGAAAGTAGTTAAGTCAGCAGAGACTGGAGAATAA
- the rpsF gene encoding 30S ribosomal protein S6, with protein MNKYELILVVAPNLTEEEVKATFEKAKGVIEGNGGVVDNVDDWGKRRLAYEINDFNEGFYYLVNFSSNPELPKELDRILRITDSVVRHMVVKQG; from the coding sequence ATGAATAAGTACGAACTAATACTAGTAGTAGCACCTAACCTTACAGAAGAAGAGGTTAAGGCTACATTTGAAAAAGCTAAAGGCGTTATCGAAGGTAACGGCGGAGTAGTTGACAACGTTGACGATTGGGGTAAGAGAAGACTTGCTTACGAAATCAACGATTTCAACGAAGGTTTCTACTATCTAGTTAATTTCTCATCTAATCCAGAATTACCTAAGGAATTAGATAGAATTCTGAGAATTACTGATAGCGTTGTTAGACATATGGTAGTAAAGCAAGGTTAA
- a CDS encoding single-stranded DNA-binding protein — protein MNKVFLIGRLTRDPELRFTPGAGNAVATFSLAVDRNYVSQNGQREADFINIVCWRKLAENVANNLSKGRLCAVSGSIQTRKYQAQDGSNRYVTEIVAEEVKFLDWGNKEGGSPQAHRGDSFNREATPQGGSGLFEPDNSDGFFPTDDTEIPF, from the coding sequence ATGAATAAGGTATTTTTAATAGGCAGATTAACTCGTGACCCAGAACTGAGATTTACTCCAGGAGCGGGAAATGCGGTTGCCACTTTTTCATTAGCCGTTGATAGAAACTATGTTTCACAAAACGGTCAAAGAGAGGCTGATTTCATTAACATAGTTTGTTGGAGAAAGCTAGCAGAGAACGTAGCTAATAACCTATCTAAGGGAAGACTTTGTGCAGTATCAGGTTCAATCCAAACTAGAAAGTATCAAGCTCAAGATGGCTCTAACAGATATGTAACAGAAATAGTTGCAGAGGAAGTTAAATTTCTAGATTGGGGTAATAAAGAAGGTGGATCACCTCAGGCCCATAGAGGAGATTCATTCAATAGAGAAGCTACACCACAAGGTGGAAGTGGACTATTCGAACCAGATAATTCTGATGGTTTTTTCCCTACAGATGACACAGAGATTCCATTTTAA
- the rpsR gene encoding 30S ribosomal protein S18 translates to MADFRRGNGKQRRMKKKQCAFCSDKSAAIDYKDIGRLKKYVTERGKILPRRITGSCAKHQRELTIAIKRARNVALLPFTTE, encoded by the coding sequence ATGGCAGACTTTAGAAGAGGAAACGGAAAGCAAAGAAGAATGAAGAAAAAACAATGTGCTTTCTGTTCAGATAAATCAGCAGCTATTGATTACAAAGATATCGGTAGACTAAAGAAGTATGTAACTGAAAGAGGAAAGATTCTTCCAAGAAGAATCACTGGAAGCTGCGCTAAGCACCAAAGAGAGCTTACTATAGCAATCAAGAGAGCTAGAAACGTAGCACTACTTCCATTCACTACAGAATAA
- a CDS encoding MazG-like family protein: MNNENFDIIGNMNTIDGYKTYLIGFVADLFATMNKSKGNTAYNDEIIDEVADIIICSYLISKRIGISYDKIDKRIMDKLKVGLLEDNGADRLCQDYTSLISYIRDGRQE; encoded by the coding sequence TTGAATAATGAAAATTTCGATATTATTGGAAATATGAACACAATAGATGGCTACAAAACATATCTTATCGGATTCGTAGCAGACCTTTTTGCAACTATGAATAAGTCTAAGGGTAATACAGCTTATAATGATGAAATTATAGATGAAGTGGCAGATATTATTATATGTTCCTATCTTATAAGTAAGCGTATTGGAATAAGTTATGATAAAATAGATAAGAGGATAATGGATAAGTTAAAGGTAGGGCTTTTAGAGGATAATGGTGCAGATAGACTATGTCAGGATTACACTAGCTTAATATCATATATTAGAGATGGAAGACAAGAATAG
- a CDS encoding DUF2232 domain-containing protein has product MESQSSTKALVGTALFSAITVVLYVISTYIPIIDILVILGVHLPIVVIYLKYGGKYAGVSTAVTTILLTFILGPTWSLRFLFLNAVVGLVLGYTSTKKFNSITSIAMLSLITLLSVGVFYKLFTFMTGVDLMASSVDTVIKSMEASLATLKESGVDKTLTAGINLDDLKTYLLMAMPGISIVTMGVLSYIYYLVTQKILKRFGFVIEPVKEFSNWYLQSRIAYPLMILLFGVMIFESKELSIVGYTIRIIFLMAFTINALSTISYYLKKFSFPNPLIGIIVFVVLMTLQNVLIFIGLIEYALNLRALDNKRASIRRKK; this is encoded by the coding sequence ATGGAATCACAAAGCAGTACAAAGGCGTTAGTAGGAACTGCACTTTTTAGTGCTATAACTGTTGTACTGTATGTAATATCTACATATATTCCTATTATTGATATTTTAGTTATATTAGGGGTACATTTACCCATTGTTGTAATATACTTAAAGTATGGGGGAAAATATGCTGGAGTTTCTACAGCGGTAACAACAATATTACTAACCTTTATTTTGGGACCAACATGGTCATTAAGATTTTTATTCTTAAATGCAGTAGTTGGGCTTGTATTAGGATATACATCAACTAAAAAATTCAATAGCATAACATCAATCGCGATGCTTTCATTAATAACATTACTTTCAGTAGGTGTTTTTTACAAGCTATTTACTTTTATGACAGGTGTAGATTTAATGGCTAGTAGTGTAGACACTGTTATAAAATCTATGGAGGCATCATTAGCTACTCTAAAAGAATCTGGAGTAGATAAAACCTTAACAGCGGGTATAAATTTAGATGACTTAAAGACATATCTTTTAATGGCTATGCCGGGTATATCTATAGTTACTATGGGCGTTTTATCATATATATATTATTTAGTAACACAGAAAATTCTAAAAAGATTTGGTTTTGTCATAGAGCCTGTTAAGGAGTTTAGTAATTGGTATCTACAATCAAGAATCGCCTATCCCCTTATGATTCTACTTTTCGGGGTCATGATTTTTGAGTCAAAGGAGCTAAGTATTGTAGGTTATACTATTAGAATTATTTTTTTAATGGCATTTACTATAAATGCTTTATCGACTATTTCTTATTATCTTAAGAAATTTAGCTTTCCGAATCCTTTAATTGGGATTATAGTATTTGTAGTGCTTATGACTCTACAAAATGTACTAATATTTATTGGTTTAATTGAATATGCACTTAACCTTAGAGCGCTAGATAACAAGAGAGCATCAATAAGACGAAAAAAATAA
- a CDS encoding DHH family phosphoesterase, translated as MDNKMKRFFPKTQVYMVMIALLLLVVIYYDLLVGVIGIIAFTVLSVYNLKSNRLRDDQWGRFVEDISSDIDIAGRNTLSQIPLPLAIVNSEGQVIWGNQGFTGIASQSVYGKNITTVIKDFNVKKIVHKDEKSINDVLIEDKIYNILINKVKLDPNKEDKKFLFILYFIDKSDYYELLNKHNKEKSIVALVEFDNYDEVVKSTEENMRPALIAEVDKHVNNFATSLDGVIRKYDDSKYIIIFENKYLDKLIEKKFDILDEIREIDAGNKIPVTLSIGIGLNGDTLYDVHQYAIAAKDLSLGRGGDQAVVKDKDKLSFYGGKSKEVERRTKVKARVMAHGLTQLIDQSSEVIIMGHDIPDLDSLGAAVGMYRGCKLRGKQAHILLSKSNTSIDKMLKKILEIEEYEDVFINHDAVVQRLIKDPLIIVVDVHRKSFVDFPDILDRVSNIFIIDHHRKSVDFIDNATISYIEPYASSTCELVTELIQYMSEKPGLLEAEAQALMAGIYMDTKSFAFKTGVRTFEAAGYLKRMGADLIEVKRLLADDFETYVERSQIVASAKVKNKIAIVCHTTGVKNYLSIPQAADELLKIEGIEASFVLAPTGNNVTISGRSLGDINVQVILESIGGGGHMTIAGAKLFDTTIGEAKDILKNAIDKYLEEEADKNESNTKS; from the coding sequence ATGGATAATAAAATGAAAAGGTTCTTTCCAAAGACGCAGGTATATATGGTTATGATTGCTTTGCTTCTTTTAGTAGTTATATATTACGATTTACTTGTTGGGGTTATAGGAATTATAGCCTTTACGGTTCTATCAGTATATAATCTTAAAAGCAATAGGCTTAGAGATGATCAGTGGGGTAGATTTGTTGAGGATATATCCTCAGATATAGATATTGCAGGGCGTAATACCCTATCGCAAATTCCACTACCACTTGCTATTGTAAACTCAGAGGGGCAGGTAATCTGGGGCAATCAAGGATTTACAGGAATAGCATCTCAAAGCGTATATGGGAAGAATATTACAACAGTAATAAAAGACTTTAACGTTAAAAAGATAGTTCATAAGGATGAAAAGTCAATTAATGACGTTTTAATTGAAGACAAAATATATAACATTCTAATTAATAAGGTAAAATTAGATCCTAATAAAGAGGATAAGAAGTTTTTATTCATACTTTACTTTATAGATAAAAGTGATTATTATGAATTACTTAATAAGCATAATAAGGAAAAGTCTATTGTGGCATTAGTAGAGTTTGATAATTATGATGAAGTTGTTAAAAGTACAGAAGAAAATATGAGACCAGCACTTATAGCTGAAGTTGACAAACATGTAAATAACTTCGCAACATCTCTAGATGGAGTAATAAGAAAATATGATGATAGTAAGTATATAATTATATTCGAAAATAAGTACCTTGATAAACTTATCGAGAAGAAGTTTGATATTCTTGATGAAATTCGTGAAATAGATGCTGGAAATAAAATACCTGTTACTTTAAGTATAGGTATAGGTTTAAATGGAGACACACTTTATGATGTACACCAATATGCTATAGCGGCAAAGGATCTATCACTAGGTCGTGGCGGGGATCAAGCTGTAGTTAAGGATAAGGATAAGCTATCCTTCTATGGAGGTAAATCTAAGGAAGTTGAAAGAAGAACCAAGGTTAAGGCAAGGGTTATGGCCCATGGACTTACACAGCTTATAGATCAAAGTAGCGAAGTTATAATAATGGGGCATGATATACCTGACCTTGACTCCCTAGGAGCTGCTGTAGGTATGTATAGAGGATGCAAGCTTCGAGGTAAACAGGCTCATATACTTTTAAGTAAATCTAACACTTCTATAGATAAGATGTTAAAAAAGATTCTAGAAATAGAAGAATATGAGGATGTATTTATTAATCATGATGCAGTAGTACAAAGGCTGATTAAAGATCCCCTAATTATAGTAGTAGACGTACACAGAAAGAGTTTTGTTGATTTTCCAGATATATTAGATCGAGTTTCAAATATATTTATAATTGATCATCACAGAAAAAGTGTAGATTTTATAGATAATGCAACGATAAGTTATATAGAGCCATATGCATCTTCAACCTGTGAATTAGTAACTGAACTTATACAGTACATGAGCGAAAAGCCAGGACTTTTAGAAGCAGAGGCACAGGCTCTAATGGCTGGTATATATATGGATACTAAGAGTTTTGCATTTAAAACAGGGGTTAGAACATTTGAAGCTGCAGGATATCTAAAGAGAATGGGTGCTGACCTTATAGAGGTTAAAAGGCTTCTAGCAGATGACTTTGAGACCTATGTAGAAAGATCCCAAATAGTAGCAAGTGCAAAGGTTAAAAACAAAATAGCAATAGTATGTCATACCACAGGGGTTAAGAACTATCTATCTATACCTCAAGCCGCAGACGAGCTTCTGAAGATAGAAGGTATAGAGGCATCATTTGTTCTAGCACCTACTGGTAATAACGTTACTATAAGTGGCCGTTCACTTGGAGATATAAACGTACAAGTAATACTAGAAAGCATTGGTGGCGGTGGGCATATGACTATTGCAGGTGCTAAACTATTTGATACAACAATTGGAGAGGCAAAGGATATACTAAAAAATGCTATAGATAAATATCTAGAAGAGGAGGCTGACAAAAATGAAAGTAATACTAAAAGCTGA
- the rplI gene encoding 50S ribosomal protein L9 translates to MKVILKADVKGSGKKGEVINTSDGYARNFLFPKGLAIEATPGNIKSLELIKAKEAKLKAEELAEAKALAEKIGELTVSLKVKTGDNGKVFGSVTAKDVAEALESQHGIKVEKKKVDIKEAIKTTGVYTAEVKVYPEVVGKLKVSIS, encoded by the coding sequence ATGAAAGTAATACTAAAAGCTGATGTTAAAGGTTCAGGAAAAAAAGGTGAAGTTATAAACACATCTGATGGATATGCAAGAAACTTCCTATTCCCAAAGGGGCTAGCAATCGAAGCTACACCAGGAAATATAAAGAGTCTTGAACTTATTAAAGCAAAGGAAGCCAAACTTAAGGCAGAGGAGCTTGCTGAAGCTAAGGCTCTAGCAGAAAAAATTGGAGAGCTTACAGTATCTCTAAAGGTTAAGACAGGAGATAACGGTAAAGTATTTGGTTCAGTAACAGCTAAGGATGTAGCTGAGGCATTAGAATCACAACATGGAATAAAGGTAGAGAAGAAGAAGGTTGACATTAAGGAAGCTATAAAGACAACTGGTGTTTATACAGCAGAGGTTAAGGTATACCCAGAGGTTGTAGGAAAGCTTAAGGTAAGCATTTCTTAA
- a CDS encoding B12-binding domain-containing radical SAM protein has protein sequence MKKKILLIQPENIEIRKFRRKQLNNFVQLTIPYLAGYIDEKRYEITLIDEYNNRIPYDKCFDLVCITVNTPNANHCYEMARRFKKSGSVVVLGGPHVTLLPEEAEKFADVLIIGESEETWPRFLNNFYLGDYKEKYVSEGAACLKDLPMPRWDLLNRFSIFKGAVISSRGCPNHCSYCNLKQIYVDKFRTRPIDEVIREIRAIPSKFFVF, from the coding sequence ATGAAGAAAAAGATATTACTAATTCAGCCTGAAAATATTGAAATTAGAAAGTTTAGAAGGAAGCAACTTAATAACTTTGTTCAATTAACTATTCCCTATTTAGCAGGATATATAGATGAAAAAAGATACGAAATAACCTTGATAGATGAATATAATAACAGGATTCCATATGACAAATGTTTTGATTTAGTATGTATAACAGTAAACACTCCAAATGCTAATCATTGTTATGAAATGGCTAGAAGGTTTAAGAAAAGTGGAAGTGTTGTAGTTTTAGGGGGTCCCCATGTAACACTTTTGCCTGAGGAGGCAGAAAAATTTGCAGATGTTTTAATTATAGGTGAAAGTGAGGAAACATGGCCAAGATTTCTAAATAACTTTTATCTTGGGGATTATAAAGAAAAGTATGTATCAGAGGGTGCTGCATGCCTTAAAGATCTTCCTATGCCAAGATGGGACTTACTTAACCGTTTTAGTATATTTAAAGGGGCTGTTATTTCAAGTAGAGGTTGTCCAAATCACTGTAGTTATTGTAACCTAAAACAAATATACGTAGATAAGTTTAGAACTCGTCCTATAGATGAGGTTATAAGAGAAATAAGAGCTATTCCATCTAAGTTTTTTGTTTTCTAG
- a CDS encoding B12-binding domain-containing radical SAM protein yields the protein MSELKKLNKRWAAQVTIGDCNNDELLKAASSAGCKYLFVGLESFSDNTLKGVNKALNKTGDYKSIIEKIHRNKILVQAGIVFGFDTDTKDIFDKTLDACEEIGIDGVTVSILTPFPKTPIYNQLREEGRLLTENWTYYNSKTSVVFQPRNMTADELFDGYMRFRRKFYSLRSFIKRMRVSRTNVIYNFIINLGYWMAI from the coding sequence ATGAGTGAACTTAAGAAGTTAAATAAAAGATGGGCAGCACAGGTTACAATTGGTGATTGCAACAACGATGAACTACTAAAGGCAGCAAGTAGTGCAGGATGTAAATATCTATTTGTAGGATTAGAATCCTTTTCAGATAATACACTAAAAGGTGTAAATAAAGCCCTTAATAAAACAGGAGACTATAAAAGCATAATAGAAAAGATACATAGAAATAAAATATTAGTACAAGCAGGTATTGTTTTTGGATTTGATACAGATACTAAGGATATATTTGATAAGACCCTTGATGCCTGTGAAGAGATTGGAATTGATGGAGTTACAGTAAGTATACTAACCCCATTTCCTAAAACACCAATATACAATCAGTTAAGAGAAGAGGGGAGATTATTAACTGAGAATTGGACATACTATAATAGCAAAACATCAGTAGTGTTTCAGCCAAGGAACATGACAGCTGATGAGTTATTTGACGGATATATGAGGTTTAGAAGAAAGTTTTATTCCTTAAGGTCATTTATAAAGAGAATGAGGGTATCTAGGACTAATGTAATTTATAACTTTATAATTAATCTAGGTTACTGGATGGCGATTTAA